In Sphaeramia orbicularis chromosome 10, fSphaOr1.1, whole genome shotgun sequence, the following proteins share a genomic window:
- the npm1b gene encoding nucleophosmin 1b isoform X2, which produces MQPPTSKMEDDISDMSRPQMYLFGCTLKSDKREFKVDVDDDDTEQQLSLKAVCLGAEAEDKFHMVEVEGLTYDGKTTKVPLAVLKPSVLPSMNLGGFEITPPVTFRLQSGSGPVHISGQHFVSVKDSEDEEEENNTSPVKRPAGLMLGKKPPQKKLKMDSDDDEEDSDEDDDDDEDDDSDDNDAKAPKNLQKELKKSPESSAKKLNKTPVKQNGPAGKLAGSAGKAQFKAPAPGKDKPQAGPSKSPSLTDIKNKLSTAAKEGRNLPKTEQKFENFVRSSFKISDKKVVKDLWSYVQTLKTEKK; this is translated from the exons ATGCAACCGCCTACTTCAAAGATGGAGGACGATATCTCAGATATGAGCAGACCACAAATGTACTTGTTTG GTTGTACCCTGAAATCCGACAAACGGGAGTTCAAAGTTGACGTAGACGATGATGATACGGAGCAGCAGCTGTCACTCAAAGCA GTGTGTTTAGGAGCTGAGGCTGAGGATAAGTTCCACATGGTGGAAGTGGAGGGTCTCACCTATGATGGAAAGACGACCAAAGTGCCACTGGCTGTTCTGAAGCCGTCTGTTTTGCCCTCT ATGAATTTAGGAGGATTTGAGATCACGCCTCCAGTTACCTTTCGACTTCAGTCAGGCTCCGGACCAGTTCACATCAGTGGACAACATTTTGTCA GTGTAAAAGATtcagaggatgaagaggaggagaacaACACCTCACCCGTTAAACGTCCTGCAGGCTTGATGTTGGGAAAAAAGCCTCCTCAG aaaAAACTAAAGATGgattctgatgatgatgaagaagacagCGACGAGGATGATGA tgatgatgaagatgatgacagtGATGACAATGATGCCAAGGCTCCGAAGAACTTACAAAAAGAGCTAAAAAAA AGTCCAGAGTCTTCAGCTAAAAAACTCAACAAGACCCCAGTGAAACAGAACGGCCCAGCAGGAAAATTAGCTGGATCAGCGGGGAAAGCTCAGTTTAAG GCACCTGCCCCAGGGAAAGACAAACCCCAGGCTGGGCCATCGAAATCTCCCTCTCTGACCGACATTAAGAACAAGTTGTCAACGGCAGCCAAAGAG GGAAGAAACCTACCGAAGACAGAGCAGAAGTTCGAGAATTTTGTCAGGAGTTCATTTAAAATCTCAGATAAAAAA GTGGTCAAGGACCTGTGGAGTTATGTACAGACACTGAAGACTGAGAAGAAGTAA
- the npm1b gene encoding nucleophosmin 1b isoform X1, translating into MQPPTSKMEDDISDMSRPQMYLFGCTLKSDKREFKVDVDDDDTEQQLSLKAVCLGAEAEDKFHMVEVEGLTYDGKTTKVPLAVLKPSVLPSMNLGGFEITPPVTFRLQSGSGPVHISGQHFVSVKDSEDEEEENNTSPVKRPAGLMLGKKPPQKKLKMDSDDDEEDSDEDDDDDDEDDDSDDNDAKAPKNLQKELKKSPESSAKKLNKTPVKQNGPAGKLAGSAGKAQFKAPAPGKDKPQAGPSKSPSLTDIKNKLSTAAKEGRNLPKTEQKFENFVRSSFKISDKKVVKDLWSYVQTLKTEKK; encoded by the exons ATGCAACCGCCTACTTCAAAGATGGAGGACGATATCTCAGATATGAGCAGACCACAAATGTACTTGTTTG GTTGTACCCTGAAATCCGACAAACGGGAGTTCAAAGTTGACGTAGACGATGATGATACGGAGCAGCAGCTGTCACTCAAAGCA GTGTGTTTAGGAGCTGAGGCTGAGGATAAGTTCCACATGGTGGAAGTGGAGGGTCTCACCTATGATGGAAAGACGACCAAAGTGCCACTGGCTGTTCTGAAGCCGTCTGTTTTGCCCTCT ATGAATTTAGGAGGATTTGAGATCACGCCTCCAGTTACCTTTCGACTTCAGTCAGGCTCCGGACCAGTTCACATCAGTGGACAACATTTTGTCA GTGTAAAAGATtcagaggatgaagaggaggagaacaACACCTCACCCGTTAAACGTCCTGCAGGCTTGATGTTGGGAAAAAAGCCTCCTCAG aaaAAACTAAAGATGgattctgatgatgatgaagaagacagCGACGAGGATGATGACGA tgatgatgaagatgatgacagtGATGACAATGATGCCAAGGCTCCGAAGAACTTACAAAAAGAGCTAAAAAAA AGTCCAGAGTCTTCAGCTAAAAAACTCAACAAGACCCCAGTGAAACAGAACGGCCCAGCAGGAAAATTAGCTGGATCAGCGGGGAAAGCTCAGTTTAAG GCACCTGCCCCAGGGAAAGACAAACCCCAGGCTGGGCCATCGAAATCTCCCTCTCTGACCGACATTAAGAACAAGTTGTCAACGGCAGCCAAAGAG GGAAGAAACCTACCGAAGACAGAGCAGAAGTTCGAGAATTTTGTCAGGAGTTCATTTAAAATCTCAGATAAAAAA GTGGTCAAGGACCTGTGGAGTTATGTACAGACACTGAAGACTGAGAAGAAGTAA